One Podarcis raffonei isolate rPodRaf1 chromosome 18, rPodRaf1.pri, whole genome shotgun sequence genomic window carries:
- the TMPRSS9 gene encoding transmembrane protease serine 9 isoform X1 — protein MEPPVVPAGKPVLGGEKCRPVAGGGSTRCRLTLVSILLGAITASCGAILMAFLVKQEFLADHLVELQGLRYESSLQCPSSNYHRTLTPVLERLFKSSFKNSALEGTCDRCSVLQYRKGNASILVHFRLWFSLQPLSPDAEEQALERGLAAALGNGGIALPSYGTIWAASLTGLSSDSPSGTGLKSGTCPGTAFTCHSGQCVPRENVECDDRSDCLDGSDEAECDCGSRPAMQAANRIVGGSEATRGEFPWQVSLRENNEHFCGATILAAKWLVSAAHCFNEFQDPGTWTAHAGTVWLSGSESSAVKTGVSHILKHPSYDTDTADYDVALLALSEPLPFGKYVQPACLPASSHIFPSGKKCSISGWGYLKEDFLVKPELLQKAVVELLDQTLCASLYSNALTDRMLCAGYLEGKVDSCQGDSGGPLVCEEPSGRFFLAGIVSWGIGCAEAKRPGVYARVTRLRNWIHDTMATFTAPPGLTLPSTASTTLLPLVSTKGTTTTTGKPLPSPTTTGGRPAATVPRPQECGRRPGFSKPIKIVGGLDASRGEVPWQVSLKEGLHHFCGATIIGERWLLSAAHCFNHTKVEYLTAFAGTTWLSAADSSSVKVSVRQVVLHPSYNPALLDFDVAVLELERPLPFGKVIQPICLPLAVHKFPVGRKCMISGWGSLQEGNASKPENLQRASVGIIDQKTCNVLYNFSLTEQMICAGFLDGKVDSCQGDSGGPLACEETPGVFYLAGLVSWGVGCAQARRPGVYARITKLKAWILETISPCPSTTTKAATTSSTTTSGSASSSSSSPSLPLASQRTTQASLRVTPSTARPPTNTPRATQFAAVPCTPSTFKCSGKVCIGKANPECDGVMDCSNGRDEANCNCGSTSLAFSKIVGGSGAARGEWPWQASLWLRRKEHKCGAVVVADRWLLSAAHCFDVYSDPKMWVAVLGTPFLSGLDGRVEKVFQIHKHPFYNIYTLDYDVALLELASPLSFTSTVKPICLPDHAHLFGQGARCVITGWGSTKEGGRREPLPGWVGERPKEAALALRPLRLPSKPRQPSSLRSAGWLYGVPTGKGQDWALGLPRCESPAPSRCQEAQFHSALPCRADGKAAAEGGRQPHRGAGLPPLLPRPDQQPDGLRRVPAGVR, from the exons ATGGAGCCGCCAGTAGTCCCTGCTGGGAAACCAGTGCTGGGGGGAGAGAAGTGCCGCCCTGTTGCTGGGGGAGGCAGCACCCGCTGCAGGCTGACCCTGGTCTCCATCCTCCTGGGTGCCATCACGGCCAGCTGTGGTGCGATCCTGATGG ccttcctggtgaAGCAGGAGTTCCTGGCAGATCACCTGGTGGAGCTGCAGGGCCTCCGTTATGAGAGCAGCCTGCAGTGCCCGAGCTCCAACTATCACCGCACCTTGACCCCCGTCCTGGAGAGGCTG TTTAAAAGCAGCTTTAAGAACTCAGCCCTGGAAGGGACCTGTGACAGGTGCTCCGTCTTGCAATACAG GAAGGGCAATGCCAGCATCCTCGTCCACTTCCGCCTATGGTTCTCCTTGCAGCCGCTCAGCCCAGACGCAGAAGAGCAGGCGCTGGAGAGGGGCCTGGCAGCTGCGCTGGGCAATGGAGGAATCGCCCTGCCCTCCTACGGCACCATCTGGGCAGCCTCTCTCACAG ggcTGAGCAGCGACTCCCCTTCAGGAACAGGACTGAAATCAG GCACCTGCCCAGGGACAGCCTTCACCTGCCACAGCGGCCAGTGTGTGCCACGTGAGAACGTGGAGTGCGATGACCGGAGTGACTGCCTGGACGGCTCCGATGAGGCAGAGTGCG ACTGTGGGTCTCGCCCGGCCATGCAGGCAGCCAACCGGATTGTCGGGGGGTCGGAGGCCACTCGGGGGGAGTTCCCCTGGCAAGTCAGCCTGCGGGAGAACAACGAGCACTTCTGTGGGGCCACAATCCTGGCTGCCAAGTGGCTGGTGTCTGCAGCACACTGCTTCAACGA GTTCCAGGATCCGGGCACCTGGACGGCCCATGCAGGCACTGTCTGGCTGAGCGGCAGCGAGAGCAGTGCAGTGAAGACTGGTGTGAGCCACATCCTCAAGCACCCCTCCTATGACACAGACACGGCTGACTATGATGTGGCGCTGCTGGCGCTCTCTGAGCCTTTGCCCTTCGGCAAGTACGTCCAGCCCGCCTGCCTGCCGGCCTCCAGCCATATCTTCCCCTCTGGCAAGAAGTGCTCCATCTCCGGCTGGGGTTACCTCAAGGAGGACTTTT tGGTGAAGCCGGAGCTGCTGCAGAAGGCTGTGGTGGAGCTGTTGGACCAGACACTATGCGCCAGCCTGTACAGCAACGCCCTCACCGACCGGATGCTGTGTGCCGGCTACCTGGAGGGCAAGGTTGACTCCTGCCAG GGGGATTCTGGGGGCCCACTGGTCTGTGAGGAGCCCTCAGGCCGCTTCTTCCTGGCCGGAATCGTCAGCTGGGGCATTGGCTGTGCGGAGGCCAAGCGCCCAGGGGTGTATGCCCGGGTCACCAGGCTGCGGAACTGGATCCATGACACCATGGCCACGTTCACGGCCCCACCAGGCCTCACCCTCCCCTCGACGGCCTCCACCACCCTCCTCCCTCTGGTGTCCACCAagggcaccaccaccaccactggcaaACCCCTACCCAGCCCCACCACGACCGGGGGCAGGCCAGCTGCCACAGTACCACGGCCCCAAG AGTGCGGCCGCCGGCCCGGCTTCTCCAAGCCCATCAAGATTGTGGGGGGCCTGGATGCCTCTCGCGGGGAGGTCCCCTGGCAGGTCAGCCTGAAGGAGGGGCTGCACCACTTCTGTGGGGCCACCATCATCGGGGAACGGTGGCTCCTTTCAGCTGCCCACTGCTTCAACCA CACCAAGGTGGAGTACCTGACAGCCTTTGCAGGCACCACCTGGCTGTCGGCGGCAGACAGCAGCTCTGTGAAGGTGAGCGTAAGGCAGGTGGTGCTGCACCCCTCCTACAACCCGGCCCTGCTGGACTTTGACGTGGCCGTCCTGGAGCTGGAGCGCCCCCTCCCCTTCGGCAAGGTCATCCAGCCCATCTGCCTCCCTCTGGCCGTCCACAAGTTCCCTGTGGGCAGGAAGTGCATGATCTCCGGCTGGGGAAGCCTCCAGGAAGGCAATG cCTCCAAGCCAGAGAACCTCCAGAGAGCCTCTGTGGGAATAATTGACCAGAAAACCTGCAATGTCCTCTACAACTTCTCCCTGACAGAGCAGATGATCTGTGCTGGGTTCCTGGACGGGAAGGTTGACTCCTGTCAG GGCGACTCGGGGGGGCCCCTGGCCTGTGAGGAGACGCCAGGTGTGTTCTACCTGGCGGGGCTGGTCAGTTGGGGGGTCGGCTGTGCGCAGGCCAGGAGACCCGGTGTCTACGCCCGCATCACCAAGCTCAAGGCCTGGATCCTGGAAACTATCTCACCATGCCCCAGCACCACAACCAAGGCCGCGACCACATCCAGCACCACAACCAGTGgcagcgcctcctcctcctcctcctcccccagcctgcCTTTGGCTAGTCAAAGGACCACCCAGGCCAGCCTCAGGGTCACCCCCAGCACAGCCAGGCCACCAACCAACACCCCGAGAGCCACCCAGTTCGCAG ctgTGCCCTGCACCCCATCCACCTTCAAGTGCTCTGGCAAAGTCTGCATTGGGAAAGCGAACCCTGAATGTGATGGCGTCATGGACTGCAGCAACGGCAGGGACGAGGCCAACTGCA ACTGTGGCTCAACCTCTTTGGCCTTCAGCAAGATCGTGGGGGGCAGTGGCGCAGCACGAGGAGAGTGGCCGTGGCAAGCGAGCCTGTGGCTGCGGAGGAAGGAGCACAAGTGTGGGGCGGTGGTGGTGGCTGACCGCTGGCTTCTCTCGGCTGCCCACTGCTTCGATGT CTACAGCGACCCCAAGATGTGGGTGGCCGTCCTGGGGACACCCTTCCTGAGCGGCCTGGACGGGCGGGTGGAGAAGGTGTTCCAGATCCACAAGCACCCCTTCTACAACATCTACACACTGGATTACGATGTGGCGCTGCTGGAGCTGGCCTCCCCGCTGAGCTTCACCAGCACCGTCAAGCCTATCTGCCTGCCAGACCACGCCCACCTCTTCGGCCAGGGCGCCCGCTGCGTCATCACCGGCTGGGGCTCCACCAAGGAGGGAGGTAGGAGGGAACCTCTTCCTGGCTGGGTGGGGGAGCGCCCCAAAGAGGCAGCTCTGGCCCTCAGACCACTCCGGCTTCCCTCAAAACCCAGGCAGCCTAGCAGCCTCAGATCAGCTGGCTGGCTCTATGGGGTGCCCACAGGCAAAGGGCAGGATTGGGCCCTGGGCCTTCCTCGCTGTGAGTCTCCTGCCCCCTCTCGCTGCCAGGAAGCCCAATTCCACTCTGCCCTCCCTTGCAGGGCTGATGGCAAGGCAGCTGCAGAAGGCGGCCGTCAACCTCATCGCGGAGCAGGACTGCCGCCGCTTCTACCCCGTCCAGATCAGCAGCCGGATGGTCTGCGCCGGGTTCCTGCAGGGGTCCGTTGA
- the TMPRSS9 gene encoding transmembrane protease serine 9 isoform X4, with amino-acid sequence MEPPVVPAGKPVLGGEKCRPVAGGGSTRCRLTLVSILLGAITASCGAILMAFLVKQEFLADHLVELQGLRYESSLQCPSSNYHRTLTPVLERLFKSSFKNSALEGTCDRCSVLQYRKGNASILVHFRLWFSLQPLSPDAEEQALERGLAAALGNGGIALPSYGTIWAASLTGLSSDSPSGTGLKSGTCPGTAFTCHSGQCVPRENVECDDRSDCLDGSDEAECDCGSRPAMQAANRIVGGSEATRGEFPWQVSLRENNEHFCGATILAAKWLVSAAHCFNEFQDPGTWTAHAGTVWLSGSESSAVKTGVSHILKHPSYDTDTADYDVALLALSEPLPFGKYVQPACLPASSHIFPSGKKCSISGWGYLKEDFLVKPELLQKAVVELLDQTLCASLYSNALTDRMLCAGYLEGKVDSCQGDSGGPLVCEEPSGRFFLAGIVSWGIGCAEAKRPGVYARVTRLRNWIHDTMATFTAPPGLTLPSTASTTLLPLVSTKGTTTTTGKPLPSPTTTGGRPAATVPRPQECGRRPGFSKPIKIVGGLDASRGEVPWQVSLKEGLHHFCGATIIGERWLLSAAHCFNHTKVEYLTAFAGTTWLSAADSSSVKVSVRQVVLHPSYNPALLDFDVAVLELERPLPFGKVIQPICLPLAVHKFPVGRKCMISGWGSLQEGNASKPENLQRASVGIIDQKTCNVLYNFSLTEQMICAGFLDGKVDSCQLCPAPHPPSSALAKSALGKRTLNVMASWTAATAGTRPTAPASLPTHLDCGSTSLAFSKIVGGSGAARGEWPWQASLWLRRKEHKCGAVVVADRWLLSAAHCFDVYSDPKMWVAVLGTPFLSGLDGRVEKVFQIHKHPFYNIYTLDYDVALLELASPLSFTSTVKPICLPDHAHLFGQGARCVITGWGSTKEGGRREPLPGWVGERPKEAALALRPLRLPSKPRQPSSLRSAGWLYGVPTGKGQDWALGLPRCESPAPSRCQEAQFHSALPCRADGKAAAEGGRQPHRGAGLPPLLPRPDQQPDGLRRVPAGVR; translated from the exons ATGGAGCCGCCAGTAGTCCCTGCTGGGAAACCAGTGCTGGGGGGAGAGAAGTGCCGCCCTGTTGCTGGGGGAGGCAGCACCCGCTGCAGGCTGACCCTGGTCTCCATCCTCCTGGGTGCCATCACGGCCAGCTGTGGTGCGATCCTGATGG ccttcctggtgaAGCAGGAGTTCCTGGCAGATCACCTGGTGGAGCTGCAGGGCCTCCGTTATGAGAGCAGCCTGCAGTGCCCGAGCTCCAACTATCACCGCACCTTGACCCCCGTCCTGGAGAGGCTG TTTAAAAGCAGCTTTAAGAACTCAGCCCTGGAAGGGACCTGTGACAGGTGCTCCGTCTTGCAATACAG GAAGGGCAATGCCAGCATCCTCGTCCACTTCCGCCTATGGTTCTCCTTGCAGCCGCTCAGCCCAGACGCAGAAGAGCAGGCGCTGGAGAGGGGCCTGGCAGCTGCGCTGGGCAATGGAGGAATCGCCCTGCCCTCCTACGGCACCATCTGGGCAGCCTCTCTCACAG ggcTGAGCAGCGACTCCCCTTCAGGAACAGGACTGAAATCAG GCACCTGCCCAGGGACAGCCTTCACCTGCCACAGCGGCCAGTGTGTGCCACGTGAGAACGTGGAGTGCGATGACCGGAGTGACTGCCTGGACGGCTCCGATGAGGCAGAGTGCG ACTGTGGGTCTCGCCCGGCCATGCAGGCAGCCAACCGGATTGTCGGGGGGTCGGAGGCCACTCGGGGGGAGTTCCCCTGGCAAGTCAGCCTGCGGGAGAACAACGAGCACTTCTGTGGGGCCACAATCCTGGCTGCCAAGTGGCTGGTGTCTGCAGCACACTGCTTCAACGA GTTCCAGGATCCGGGCACCTGGACGGCCCATGCAGGCACTGTCTGGCTGAGCGGCAGCGAGAGCAGTGCAGTGAAGACTGGTGTGAGCCACATCCTCAAGCACCCCTCCTATGACACAGACACGGCTGACTATGATGTGGCGCTGCTGGCGCTCTCTGAGCCTTTGCCCTTCGGCAAGTACGTCCAGCCCGCCTGCCTGCCGGCCTCCAGCCATATCTTCCCCTCTGGCAAGAAGTGCTCCATCTCCGGCTGGGGTTACCTCAAGGAGGACTTTT tGGTGAAGCCGGAGCTGCTGCAGAAGGCTGTGGTGGAGCTGTTGGACCAGACACTATGCGCCAGCCTGTACAGCAACGCCCTCACCGACCGGATGCTGTGTGCCGGCTACCTGGAGGGCAAGGTTGACTCCTGCCAG GGGGATTCTGGGGGCCCACTGGTCTGTGAGGAGCCCTCAGGCCGCTTCTTCCTGGCCGGAATCGTCAGCTGGGGCATTGGCTGTGCGGAGGCCAAGCGCCCAGGGGTGTATGCCCGGGTCACCAGGCTGCGGAACTGGATCCATGACACCATGGCCACGTTCACGGCCCCACCAGGCCTCACCCTCCCCTCGACGGCCTCCACCACCCTCCTCCCTCTGGTGTCCACCAagggcaccaccaccaccactggcaaACCCCTACCCAGCCCCACCACGACCGGGGGCAGGCCAGCTGCCACAGTACCACGGCCCCAAG AGTGCGGCCGCCGGCCCGGCTTCTCCAAGCCCATCAAGATTGTGGGGGGCCTGGATGCCTCTCGCGGGGAGGTCCCCTGGCAGGTCAGCCTGAAGGAGGGGCTGCACCACTTCTGTGGGGCCACCATCATCGGGGAACGGTGGCTCCTTTCAGCTGCCCACTGCTTCAACCA CACCAAGGTGGAGTACCTGACAGCCTTTGCAGGCACCACCTGGCTGTCGGCGGCAGACAGCAGCTCTGTGAAGGTGAGCGTAAGGCAGGTGGTGCTGCACCCCTCCTACAACCCGGCCCTGCTGGACTTTGACGTGGCCGTCCTGGAGCTGGAGCGCCCCCTCCCCTTCGGCAAGGTCATCCAGCCCATCTGCCTCCCTCTGGCCGTCCACAAGTTCCCTGTGGGCAGGAAGTGCATGATCTCCGGCTGGGGAAGCCTCCAGGAAGGCAATG cCTCCAAGCCAGAGAACCTCCAGAGAGCCTCTGTGGGAATAATTGACCAGAAAACCTGCAATGTCCTCTACAACTTCTCCCTGACAGAGCAGATGATCTGTGCTGGGTTCCTGGACGGGAAGGTTGACTCCTGTCAG ctgTGCCCTGCACCCCATCCACCTTCAAGTGCTCTGGCAAAGTCTGCATTGGGAAAGCGAACCCTGAATGTGATGGCGTCATGGACTGCAGCAACGGCAGGGACGAGGCCAACTGCA CCTgcttctcttcccacccacctaGACTGTGGCTCAACCTCTTTGGCCTTCAGCAAGATCGTGGGGGGCAGTGGCGCAGCACGAGGAGAGTGGCCGTGGCAAGCGAGCCTGTGGCTGCGGAGGAAGGAGCACAAGTGTGGGGCGGTGGTGGTGGCTGACCGCTGGCTTCTCTCGGCTGCCCACTGCTTCGATGT CTACAGCGACCCCAAGATGTGGGTGGCCGTCCTGGGGACACCCTTCCTGAGCGGCCTGGACGGGCGGGTGGAGAAGGTGTTCCAGATCCACAAGCACCCCTTCTACAACATCTACACACTGGATTACGATGTGGCGCTGCTGGAGCTGGCCTCCCCGCTGAGCTTCACCAGCACCGTCAAGCCTATCTGCCTGCCAGACCACGCCCACCTCTTCGGCCAGGGCGCCCGCTGCGTCATCACCGGCTGGGGCTCCACCAAGGAGGGAGGTAGGAGGGAACCTCTTCCTGGCTGGGTGGGGGAGCGCCCCAAAGAGGCAGCTCTGGCCCTCAGACCACTCCGGCTTCCCTCAAAACCCAGGCAGCCTAGCAGCCTCAGATCAGCTGGCTGGCTCTATGGGGTGCCCACAGGCAAAGGGCAGGATTGGGCCCTGGGCCTTCCTCGCTGTGAGTCTCCTGCCCCCTCTCGCTGCCAGGAAGCCCAATTCCACTCTGCCCTCCCTTGCAGGGCTGATGGCAAGGCAGCTGCAGAAGGCGGCCGTCAACCTCATCGCGGAGCAGGACTGCCGCCGCTTCTACCCCGTCCAGATCAGCAGCCGGATGGTCTGCGCCGGGTTCCTGCAGGGGTCCGTTGA
- the TMPRSS9 gene encoding transmembrane protease serine 9 isoform X10 yields MEPPVVPAGKPVLGGEKCRPVAGGGSTRCRLTLVSILLGAITASCGAILMAFLVKQEFLADHLVELQGLRYESSLQCPSSNYHRTLTPVLERLFKSSFKNSALEGTCDRCSVLQYRKGNASILVHFRLWFSLQPLSPDAEEQALERGLAAALGNGGIALPSYGTIWAASLTGLSSDSPSGTGLKSGTCPGTAFTCHSGQCVPRENVECDDRSDCLDGSDEAECDCGSRPAMQAANRIVGGSEATRGEFPWQVSLRENNEHFCGATILAAKWLVSAAHCFNEFQDPGTWTAHAGTVWLSGSESSAVKTGVSHILKHPSYDTDTADYDVALLALSEPLPFGKYVQPACLPASSHIFPSGKKCSISGWGYLKEDFLVKPELLQKAVVELLDQTLCASLYSNALTDRMLCAGYLEGKVDSCQGDSGGPLVCEEPSGRFFLAGIVSWGIGCAEAKRPGVYARVTRLRNWIHDTMATFTAPPGLTLPSTASTTLLPLVSTKGTTTTTGKPLPSPTTTGGRPAATVPRPQECGRRPGFSKPIKIVGGLDASRGEVPWQVSLKEGLHHFCGATIIGERWLLSAAHCFNHTKVEYLTAFAGTTWLSAADSSSVKVSVRQVVLHPSYNPALLDFDVAVLELERPLPFGKVIQPICLPLAVHKFPVGRKCMISGWGSLQEGNASKPENLQRASVGIIDQKTCNVLYNFSLTEQMICAGFLDGKVDSCQGDSGGPLACEETPGVFYLAGLVSWGVGCAQARRPGVYARITKLKAWILETISPCPSTTTKAATTSSTTTSGSASSSSSSPSLPLASQRTTQASLRVTPSTARPPTNTPRATQFAAVPCTPSTFKCSGKVCIGKANPECDGVMDCSNGRDEANCNCGSTSLAFSKIVGGSGAARGEWPWQASLWLRRKEHKCGAVVVADRWLLSAAHCFDVADGKAAAEGGRQPHRGAGLPPLLPRPDQQPDGLRRVPAGVR; encoded by the exons ATGGAGCCGCCAGTAGTCCCTGCTGGGAAACCAGTGCTGGGGGGAGAGAAGTGCCGCCCTGTTGCTGGGGGAGGCAGCACCCGCTGCAGGCTGACCCTGGTCTCCATCCTCCTGGGTGCCATCACGGCCAGCTGTGGTGCGATCCTGATGG ccttcctggtgaAGCAGGAGTTCCTGGCAGATCACCTGGTGGAGCTGCAGGGCCTCCGTTATGAGAGCAGCCTGCAGTGCCCGAGCTCCAACTATCACCGCACCTTGACCCCCGTCCTGGAGAGGCTG TTTAAAAGCAGCTTTAAGAACTCAGCCCTGGAAGGGACCTGTGACAGGTGCTCCGTCTTGCAATACAG GAAGGGCAATGCCAGCATCCTCGTCCACTTCCGCCTATGGTTCTCCTTGCAGCCGCTCAGCCCAGACGCAGAAGAGCAGGCGCTGGAGAGGGGCCTGGCAGCTGCGCTGGGCAATGGAGGAATCGCCCTGCCCTCCTACGGCACCATCTGGGCAGCCTCTCTCACAG ggcTGAGCAGCGACTCCCCTTCAGGAACAGGACTGAAATCAG GCACCTGCCCAGGGACAGCCTTCACCTGCCACAGCGGCCAGTGTGTGCCACGTGAGAACGTGGAGTGCGATGACCGGAGTGACTGCCTGGACGGCTCCGATGAGGCAGAGTGCG ACTGTGGGTCTCGCCCGGCCATGCAGGCAGCCAACCGGATTGTCGGGGGGTCGGAGGCCACTCGGGGGGAGTTCCCCTGGCAAGTCAGCCTGCGGGAGAACAACGAGCACTTCTGTGGGGCCACAATCCTGGCTGCCAAGTGGCTGGTGTCTGCAGCACACTGCTTCAACGA GTTCCAGGATCCGGGCACCTGGACGGCCCATGCAGGCACTGTCTGGCTGAGCGGCAGCGAGAGCAGTGCAGTGAAGACTGGTGTGAGCCACATCCTCAAGCACCCCTCCTATGACACAGACACGGCTGACTATGATGTGGCGCTGCTGGCGCTCTCTGAGCCTTTGCCCTTCGGCAAGTACGTCCAGCCCGCCTGCCTGCCGGCCTCCAGCCATATCTTCCCCTCTGGCAAGAAGTGCTCCATCTCCGGCTGGGGTTACCTCAAGGAGGACTTTT tGGTGAAGCCGGAGCTGCTGCAGAAGGCTGTGGTGGAGCTGTTGGACCAGACACTATGCGCCAGCCTGTACAGCAACGCCCTCACCGACCGGATGCTGTGTGCCGGCTACCTGGAGGGCAAGGTTGACTCCTGCCAG GGGGATTCTGGGGGCCCACTGGTCTGTGAGGAGCCCTCAGGCCGCTTCTTCCTGGCCGGAATCGTCAGCTGGGGCATTGGCTGTGCGGAGGCCAAGCGCCCAGGGGTGTATGCCCGGGTCACCAGGCTGCGGAACTGGATCCATGACACCATGGCCACGTTCACGGCCCCACCAGGCCTCACCCTCCCCTCGACGGCCTCCACCACCCTCCTCCCTCTGGTGTCCACCAagggcaccaccaccaccactggcaaACCCCTACCCAGCCCCACCACGACCGGGGGCAGGCCAGCTGCCACAGTACCACGGCCCCAAG AGTGCGGCCGCCGGCCCGGCTTCTCCAAGCCCATCAAGATTGTGGGGGGCCTGGATGCCTCTCGCGGGGAGGTCCCCTGGCAGGTCAGCCTGAAGGAGGGGCTGCACCACTTCTGTGGGGCCACCATCATCGGGGAACGGTGGCTCCTTTCAGCTGCCCACTGCTTCAACCA CACCAAGGTGGAGTACCTGACAGCCTTTGCAGGCACCACCTGGCTGTCGGCGGCAGACAGCAGCTCTGTGAAGGTGAGCGTAAGGCAGGTGGTGCTGCACCCCTCCTACAACCCGGCCCTGCTGGACTTTGACGTGGCCGTCCTGGAGCTGGAGCGCCCCCTCCCCTTCGGCAAGGTCATCCAGCCCATCTGCCTCCCTCTGGCCGTCCACAAGTTCCCTGTGGGCAGGAAGTGCATGATCTCCGGCTGGGGAAGCCTCCAGGAAGGCAATG cCTCCAAGCCAGAGAACCTCCAGAGAGCCTCTGTGGGAATAATTGACCAGAAAACCTGCAATGTCCTCTACAACTTCTCCCTGACAGAGCAGATGATCTGTGCTGGGTTCCTGGACGGGAAGGTTGACTCCTGTCAG GGCGACTCGGGGGGGCCCCTGGCCTGTGAGGAGACGCCAGGTGTGTTCTACCTGGCGGGGCTGGTCAGTTGGGGGGTCGGCTGTGCGCAGGCCAGGAGACCCGGTGTCTACGCCCGCATCACCAAGCTCAAGGCCTGGATCCTGGAAACTATCTCACCATGCCCCAGCACCACAACCAAGGCCGCGACCACATCCAGCACCACAACCAGTGgcagcgcctcctcctcctcctcctcccccagcctgcCTTTGGCTAGTCAAAGGACCACCCAGGCCAGCCTCAGGGTCACCCCCAGCACAGCCAGGCCACCAACCAACACCCCGAGAGCCACCCAGTTCGCAG ctgTGCCCTGCACCCCATCCACCTTCAAGTGCTCTGGCAAAGTCTGCATTGGGAAAGCGAACCCTGAATGTGATGGCGTCATGGACTGCAGCAACGGCAGGGACGAGGCCAACTGCA ACTGTGGCTCAACCTCTTTGGCCTTCAGCAAGATCGTGGGGGGCAGTGGCGCAGCACGAGGAGAGTGGCCGTGGCAAGCGAGCCTGTGGCTGCGGAGGAAGGAGCACAAGTGTGGGGCGGTGGTGGTGGCTGACCGCTGGCTTCTCTCGGCTGCCCACTGCTTCGATGT GGCTGATGGCAAGGCAGCTGCAGAAGGCGGCCGTCAACCTCATCGCGGAGCAGGACTGCCGCCGCTTCTACCCCGTCCAGATCAGCAGCCGGATGGTCTGCGCCGGGTTCCTGCAGGGGTCCGTTGA